In Thunnus thynnus chromosome 4, fThuThy2.1, whole genome shotgun sequence, a genomic segment contains:
- the flnbl gene encoding filamin-B isoform X1, with protein sequence MPATEKDLAEDAPWKKIQQNTFTRWTNEHLKCVNKRIGDLQLDLGDGLRLIALLEVLSHKKMYRKYHPRPNFRQMKLENVSVALEFLDKESIRLVSIDSKAIVDGNLKLILGLIWTLILHYSISMPVWEGEDEESESKTPKQRLLGWIQHKVPDLPITNFSQDWSNGRALGALVDSCAPGLCPDWETWDPVKPVENATEAMQLADDWLGIPQVIAPEEIIDPSVDEQSVMTYLSQFPKAKLKPGAPLKPKLNPKKARAYGPGIEPTGNRVLRPAVFTVDTFSAGQGQVTVYLDHPDGTREELKAEPNEGKKTFSVTYIPQVMGPHKVTVLFAGQQIPKSPFEVNVDKALGDATKVTVKGPGIEPVGNIANKPTYFDIYTAGAGTGDVTAMIRDPQGRENSVEVMMEDKGDSVYRCTYRPIQTGPHTITVSFGGVAVPKSPFVVDVGPACMPGACRATGRGLQPSGMRVKQVGDFKVDTRNAGSGDLKVLVKGPKGIEEPLKQISSQDSVFSYEYYPSSPGKYTVSITWGGQHIPKSPFEVSVGPEAGSQQIRAWGPGLEGGIVGKPAAFVVESVGTDVGVLGFAIEGPSQAKIECEDQNDGSCDVRYWPTEPGEYAVHVTCDEEDIEHSPFMACIVPDNHDNNLEKVQASGPGLEKTGCLVSQPAEFTVNAKDAGKGPLKIMAQDAEGLPVEVKVRSKGNGLYSCSYTPTSPLKHTVAIAWGGVSIANSPFRVNVGKGSHPNMVKVFGPGVERTGLKANEPTHFTVDCSGAGDGDVSVGIKCDANMVGEKEADVDFDIIPNANDTFTVKYIPPAAGRLTVKVLFTDKEVPQSPFNIKVDPSHDASKVKAEGPGLARNGVESSKPTHFTVLTKGAGKAPLDVSFSSPVSDFDVIDNYDYSHTVKYTPVQQGEMTVVVKFGGDPIAKSPFTVGVAAPLDLDKITVDNLDGRVEVSQDQEFTVNTKGAGGQGHLEVSVLSPSQRAVPCKVQPQPGKADVSLVRYTPTQEGVYAVNVTYDGHPVPGSPFPVEAQLPPDPSKVKAFGPGLKGGLVGNPAEFTIDTKGAGTGGLGLTVEGPTEAKIECSDNGDGTCSVSYLPTEPGDYLVNILFEEVHIPGSPFRADIQMPFDPSKVVASGSGLKKAKVGETSVVNVDCSRAGPGQLTLEAAPDSSATSPTGSAPGSGVKAKTEVVDNKDGTYTVTYIPLTSGMYTLLLKYGGKTVPGFPAKVMVDPAVDTSKVKVFGPGVEGQAVFREATTAFTVDARPLSRRGGDHVKAEVRNPSGALTDCVVTDKADGTYDVEYTPFENGVHNVQVLYDDTPVPKSPFRVSVSEGCDPSRVVATGPGLQQALTDKPNNFNIITRGAGIGGLGITVEGPSESKMSCKDNKDGSCSVEYVPFTPGLYDVNITYGGEHIPGSPFKVPVKDVVDSSKVKVSGPGVGSGVRANIPQSFTVDCRKAGVAPLAVAVTAPKGMAEPVDVTDNGDGTHTVSYTPSVEGPYSVAVKYAEEDIPRSPFKFRVLPTHDASKVRASGPGLTSGVPASFPVEFNIDAKDAGQGQLSVLITDQDGKPKQPTIHDNGDGTYRVSYIPDRAGRYTIVIKYGGDDIPASPYRVRATATGDASKCTVTGPGVGPTVAIGEELGLVVNAKGAGKGKVSCVVVQPDGSEVEAEVLENEDGTFDIFYTAPAPGNYVIYVRFGGENIPRSPFKVMATDEVPMMQEQKSLQQQAAAPGAGFQPWVTTDNYEPNSSSVNGSGFRPFDMVIPFSFRKGEITGEVLMPSGKSAQPLITDNLDGTVTVQYSPTEAGLHEMHIKYNGTHIPESPLQFYVNHTSSPNVTAYGPGLSYGVAMKTATFTVFTEDASEGGLDLAIEGPSKAEISCVDNKDGTCSVSYLPTLPGDYNILVKYNDEHIAGSPFTARITEDKQRRSQVKLGSAADFSLDINETDLSLLTASIKAPSGRDEPCLLKRMPNNHIGISFIPREVGEHVVSILKNGRHVANSPITIMVVQSEIGDASRVKAHGDGLVQGTTFTNASFVVDTQEAGYGGLALSIEGPSKVDIQTEDLEDGTCGVTYCPTEPGNYIVSIRFAEEHIPGSPFTVRVTGEGRIRESITRRQKAASVASVGSVCDLSLKIPAIDIQDVTAEVTSPSGASQPAELVAVGKDTYCVRFVPTEMGVHSVSVKYRGMHVPGSPFQFTVGPLGEGGAPKVKAGGPGLEGAQAGEPAEFSIWTREAGAGGLSIAVEGPSRAEISFDDRKDGSCGVSYIAQEPGDYEISVKFNDQHIPDSPYLVPVVAPVNDARRLTVTGLQESGLKANHPASFAVRLNGAQGKIEAKVHSPSGALEECAVSELERDKYAIRFIPRENGIHSIDVKFNGAHIPGSPFKVRVGEPGQTGDPGLVSAYGAGLERGTTGTQSEFIINNTKAGPGALAVTIEGPSKVKMDCQEVPEGYKVQYTPMAPGNYLISIKYGGPNHITGSPFKAKVTGTRLVNVTNASETSTLTVDPVLRASSSSFTQSAMPRPADSDASKVLSRGPGLSKAFVGQKSSFSVDCSKAGKNMLLVGVHGPQVPCEEVLVKHMGNLQYNVSYLLKERGSYVLVVKWGEDHIPGSPFQVTVP encoded by the exons ACTCTAAAGCCATCGTGGACGGGAACCTGAAACTGATCCTGGGTCTGATCTGGACTCTGATCCTGCACTACTCCATCTCCATGCCAGTGTGGGAGGGCGAGGATGAAGAG TCAGAGTCAAAGACACCTAAACAGCGTCTGCTGGGCTGGATCCAACACAAAGTCCCTGATCTGCCAATCACCAACTTCAGCCAGGACTGGAGTAACGGCAGGGCACTGGGAGCACTGGTGGACAGCTGTGCACCAG GTCTGTGTCCAGACTGGGAGACCTGGGATCCAGTGAAACCAGTTGAGAACGCCACTGAAGCCATGCAGCTGGCTGACGACTGGCTGGGCATCCCGCAG gtGATCGCTCCAGAGGAGATCATTGATCCCAGTGTGGACGAGCAGTCGGTGATGACCTACCTGTCTCAGTTCCCCAAAGCCAAACTGAAGCCCGGAGCTCCACTGAAACCCAAACTCAACCCCAAGAAGGCCCGAGCATACggaccag GTATCGAACCAACAGGAAACAGGGTTCTGCGTCCTGCTGTGTTCACAGTGGACACATTCAGTGCAGGTCAGGGTCAGGTCACCGTCTACCTGGACCATCCTGATGGCACCAGAGAGGAG CTGAAAGCGGAGCCTAATGAGGGCAAGAAGACGTTCAGCGTCACCTACATTCCTCAAGTCATGGGACCTCACAAA GTGACAGTGTTGTTTGCAGGCCAGCAGATTCCCAAGAGTCCGTTTGAGGTGAATGTAGATAAGGCTCTGGGAGACGCCACCAAGGTCACGGTCAAAGGCCCGGGAATCGAACCTGTGGGCAACATCGCCAACAAACCCACCTACTTTGACATCTACACTGCAG GAGCTGGTACAGGAGACGTGACGGCCATGATCAGAGACCCGCAGGGCCGTGAGAACAGCGTGGAGGTGATGATGGAGGATAAGGGCGACAGCGTATACCGCTGCACCTACCGGCCCATCCAGACTGGCCCGCACACCATCACTGTCTCCTTCGGAGGGGTGGCGGTGCCCAAGAGCCCCTTCGTTGTCGATGTGGGGCCTG CCTGTATGCCGGGGGCGTGCAGGGCGACAGGACGTGGTCTGCAGCCGTCGGGGATGAGGGTGAAACAGGTCGGAGACTTCAAGGTAGACACCAGGAACGCCGGCAGTGGAGACCTGAAGGTGCTCGTCAAAGGACCCA agggTATCGAGGAGCCGTTGAAGCAGATCTCCAGTCAGGACAGTGTGTTCTCCTATGAGTATTACCCCAGCAGTCCTGGCAAATACACCGTCTCCATCACCTGGGGGGGTCAGCACATCCCAAAGAG TCCATTTGAAGTGTCAGTGGGTCCGGAGGCGGGGTCTCAGCAGATCAGGGCCTGGGGTCCTGGCCTGGAGGGAGGCATTGTGGGTAAACCTGCCGCCTTTGTAGTAGAGTCTGTCGGGACCGATGTCGGAGTGCTGG GTTTTGCCATCGAGGGACCTTCTCAGGCTAAAATCGAGTGCGAGGACCAGAACGACGGGTCATGTGACGTCCGTTACTGGCCAACGGAGCCCGGCGAATACGCTGTGCACGTGACCTGCGACGAAGAGGACATCGAACACAGCCCCTTCATGGCCTGCATCGTCCCCGACAACCATGACAACAACCTGGAAAAG GTCCAGGCTTCCGGGCCGGGGCTTGAGAAGACCGGCTGTCTGGTCAGCCAGCCCGCTGAGTTCACCGTCAACGCTAAGGATGCTGGGAAAGGACCTCTGAAGATCATGGCTCAG gatGCAGAGGGACTTCCTGTGGAGGTGAAGGTGAGGAGTAAAGGTAACGGGCTGTACTCCTGCTCCTACACGCCCACCAGCCCTCTCAAACACACCGTGGCCATCGCCTGGGGAGGAGTCAGCATCGCCAACAGCCCCTTCAGG GTGAATGTGGGTAAAGGCAGCCACCCCAACATGGTGAAGGTTTTCGGACCCGGAGTGGAGAGGACCGGATTGAAGGCCAACGAGCCCACACACTTCACCGTGGACTGTTCAGGAGCTGGAGACG GTGATGTGAGCGTGGGCATTAAGTGTGATGCCAACATGGTCGGTGAGAAAGAGGCAGACGTGGACTTTGACATCATTCCCAACGCCAATGATACGTTTACTGTCAAATACAttcctcctgctgctggaaGACTCACCGTTAAAGTCCTGTTTACTGACAag GAAGTTCCACAGAGCCCCTTCAATATCAAAGTCGATCCCTCTCACGATGCATCAAAGGTTAAAGCGGAGGGTCCTGGACTGGCTCGAAATG gAGTAGAGAGCAGTAAGCCGACTCATTTCACAGTGTTGACTAAAGGAGCCGGTAAAGCACCGCTGGATgtttccttctcctctcctgtcaGTGACTTTGACGTCATCGACAACTACGACTACTCTCATACTGTCAAATACACACCCGTACAACAG GGGGAGATGACTGTAGTGGTGAAGTTTGGGGGAGATCCCATCGCCAAGAGCCCCTTCACGGTCGGTGTCGCTGCCCCGCTGGACCTCGACAAGATCACTGTGGACAACCTGGATGGAA GAGTGGAGGTCAGTCAGGATCAGGAGTTTACGGTGAACACCAAGGGAGCAGGAGGGCAAGGTCACCTGGAGGTGTCGGTG CTGAGTCCCAGCCAGCGGGCGGTACCTTGTAAAGTGCAGCCTCAGCCCGGTAAAGCAGATGTCAGTCTGGTCCGTTACACCCCCACACAGGAGGGCGTGTACGCTGTCAACGTGACCTATGACGGACACCCCGTCCCTGGGAGCCCCTTCCCTGTGGAGGCCCAGCTGCCTCCAGACCCCAGCAAG GTGAAGGCGTTCGGTCCCGGTTTGAAGGGAGGTCTGGTGGGTAACCCGGCAGAGTTCACCATCGACACCAAAGGTGCCGGGACCGGAGGTCTGGGGCTGACGGTGGAGGGACCGACCGAGGCCAAGATCGAGTGTTCGGACAACGGCGACGGGACCTGCTCTGTCTCCTACCTGCCCACCGAGCCAGGAGACTACCTGGTCAACATTCTGTTTGAGGAGGTCCACATCCCCGGCTCGCCGTTCAGAGCCGACATCCAGATGCCCTTTGATCCCTCCAAGGTGGTGGCGTCTGGGTCGGGCCTAAAGAAAGCCAAG gTTGGAGAGACCAGCGTGGTGAATGTGGACTGTTCTCGAGCTGGACCGGGACAGCTCACCCTGGAGGCTGCTCCAGACTCCTCCGCGACCAGTCCCACTGGCTCTGCACCAGGCTCTG gtgtgaaAGCTAAGACGGAAGTGGTGGACAACAAAGACGGGACCTACACGGTGACCTACATCCCTCTGACCTCTGGCATGTACACCCTGCTGCTGAAGTACGGAGGCAAGACTGTCCCTGGTTTCCCCGCTAAAGTGATGGTGGATCCTGCTGTCGACACCTCCAAAGTCAAAGTGTTTGGACCCGGAGTGGAGGGACAAG ctgttttcagagaagcCACTACAGCATTCACAGTGGATGCCCGTCCTCTGAGCCGGCGAGGAGGAGACCATGTGAAGGCGGAGGTCAGGAACCCATCCGGAGCGCTGACAGACTGCGTGGTTACCGATAAGGCTGATGGGACCTACGACGTGGAGTACACTCCTTTTGAGAACG GCGTCCACAACGTCCAGGTTCTGTATGATGACACACCGGTTCCTAAGAGCCCGTTCAGGGTTTCTGTGTCGGAGGGATGTGACCCCAGCAGGGTGGTGGCTACCGGCCCTGGACTCCAACAAGCCCTGACAGACAAGCCCAACAACTTCAACATCATCACCAG AGGGGCAGGTATCGGTGGTCTTGGCATCACCGTGGAGGGTCCATCAGAGTCAAAGATGTCTTGCAAAGACAACAAAGATGGAAGCTGCAGCGTTGAGTACGTTCCCTTCACCCCCGGCCTCTATGACGTTAACATCACCTACGGAGGAGAGCACATTCCTG GAAGTCCATTCAAAGTTCCAGTTAAGGATGTGGTGGACTCCAGTAAGGTCAAGGTGTCTGGTCCAGGTGTGGGTTCAGGGGTCAGGGCCAATATCCCACAGTCCTTCACGGTGGATTGCAGGAAGGCAGGCGTGGCCCCGCTAGCTGTGGCCGTCACCGCTCCCAAAGGCATGGCAGAGCCAGTGGATGTGACGGACAACGGGGACGGGACTCACACGGTGTCCTACACGCCATCTGTGGAGGGTCCGTACTCTGTGGCCGTCAAATACGCAGAGGAGGACATCCCCCGCAG TCCCTTCAAGTTTCGGGTTCTGCCGACTCACGATGCCAGTAAAGTGCGAGCCAGTGGCCCCGGGTTGACCAGCGGCGTCCCTGCCAGCTTCCCCGTAGAGTTCAACATCGACGCCAAGGACGCCGGCCAGGGCCAACTGAGCGTGCTCATCACC GACCAGGATGGTAAACCTAAGCAGCCCACTATCCATGACAACGGCGACGGTACATACCGGGTGTCTTATATCCCCGACCGTGCAGGCCGGTACACCATCGTCATAAAGTACGGAGGTGACGACATCCCTGCCTCGCCCTACAGAGTCCGCGCCACAGCAACTGGAGACGCCAGCAAGTGCACCGTAACCG GTCCTGGTGTTGGTCCTACAGTGGCCATCGGCGAGGAGCTGGGCCTGGTGGTGAACGCTAAGGGTGCTGGGAAGGGGAAGGTGAGCTGCGTTGTGGTTCAGCCCGACGGCAGCGAGGTGGAGGCTGAGGTGCTGGAGAACGAGGACGGCACCTTCGACATCTTCTACACCGCACCGGCACCCGGAAACTACGTCATCTACGTCCGCTTCGGAGGAGAAAACATCCCACGCAGTCCCTTCAAAGTCATG gctACTGACGAGGTACCCATGATGCAAGAGCAGAAGTCTCTACAGCAACAAGCCGCTGCCCCTGGAGCTGGCTTCCAGCCCTGG GTTACAACAGACAACTATGAGCCAAACAGCAGCAGCGTTAACGGAAGCGGCTTCAGACCGTTCGACATGGTGATACCGTTCTCCTTCAGGAAGGGAGAAATCACCG GTGAGGTGCTGATGCCTTCAGGTAAATCAGCTCAGCCGTTGATCACAGACAACCTGGACGGGACGGTCACAGTGCAGTACTCGCCCACTGAGGCCGGCCTGCACGAGATGCACATCAAATACAACGGCACACACATCCCAG AGTCTCCCCTTCAGTTCTATGTGAACCACACCAGTAGCCCCAACGTCACAGCCTACGGTCCTGGTCTGAGTTACGGAGTCGCCATGAAGACGGCCACGTTCACCGTCTTCACAGAGGACGCCTCTGAAG GAGGTTTGGACTTGGCCATCGAGGGTCCGTCCAAAGCTGAGATCAGCTGTGTGGATAACAAGGACGGGACGTGCAGCGTCAGTTACCTGCCTACTCTGCCTGGAGACTATAACATCCTGGTCAAATACAACGACGAACACATCGCTGGCAGCCCCTTCACCGCCAGGATCACCG aggaCAAACAGCGGCGCTCTCAGGTCAAACTGGGCTCAGCGGCGGATTTCTCTCTGGACATTAATGAGACGGACCTGAGTCTGCTGACTGCCAGTATCAAGGCGCCGTCCGGCCGCGATGAGCCCTGCCTGCTGAAGAGGATGCCCAACAACCACATCg gtATCTCCTTCATCCCCAGGGAGGTGGGTGAGCACGTGGTCAGCATCCTAAAGAACGGGCGTCACGTCGCCAACAGTCCCATCACCATCATGGTCGTCCAATCTGAGATCGGCGACGCCAGCCGGGTCAAAGCTCACGGCGACGGCCTCGTCCAGGGGACCACCTTCACCAACGCCAGCTTTGTGGTCGACACACAGGAGGCCG gttatGGCGGACTGGCTCTGTCCATCGAAGGTCCCAGTAAGGTGGACATCCAGACGGAGGACTTGGAGGACGGGACTTGTGGAGTCACCTACTGTCCCACTGAACCAGGAAACTACATCGTCTCAATACGCTTTGCTGAAGAACACATTCCAG GAAGTCCGTTCACCGTGCGGGTGACGGGAGAGGGTCGTATTCGGGAGAGCATCACCCGACGACAGAAGGCGGCGTCTGTCGCCAGTGTGGGCAGCGTGTGTGACCTCAGCCTGAAGataccag CGATCGACATACAGGACGTCACTGCTGAGGTCACTTCCCCCTCCGGAGCCAGTCAGCCTGCCGAGCTGGTCGCCGTGGGCAAGGACACCTACTGCGTGCGCTTTGTGCCCACAGAGATGGGCGTGCACAGCGTGAGTGTGAAGTACAGGGGCATGCACGTGCCGGGCAGCCCCTTCCAGTTCACTGTGGGGCCTCTTGGAGAGGGAGGAGCCCCCAAGGTGAAAGCAGGAGGTCCGGGACTGGAGGGAGCACAGGCAGGAGagccag ctgagtTCAGTATCTGGACGAGGGAGGCCGGGGCCGGCGGTCTGTCCATCGCTGTGGAGGGACCCAGCAGGGCGGAGATCTCCTTCGACGACCGCAAAGACGGATCCTGTGGTGTCTCTTACATCGCTCAGGAGCCTG gtgaTTATGAGATTTCAGTGAAGTTTAACGACCAGCACATACCCGACAGCCCCTACCTGGTTCCTGTCGTCGCTCCAGTGAACGACGCCCGCCGCCTCACTGTTACCGGTCTTCAG GAGTCTGGTCTGAAGGCGAATCACCCAGCATCCTTTGCAGTGCGTCTGAACGGAGCACAGGGCAAGATAGAGGCCAAAGTCCACAGCCCCTCCGGAGCTCTGGAGGAGTGTGCTGTCAGTGAGCTGGAAAGAG ACAAGTACGCAATCCGCTTCATCCCTAGAGAGAACGGCATCCACTCCATCGATGTCAAGTTCAACGGCGCTCACATCCCAGGAAGTCCTTTCAAGGTCCGAGTCGGGGAACCGGGACAGACCGGAGATCCTGGTCTGGTCTCAGCGTATGGAGCTGGACTGGAGAGAGGCACGACAG GTACCCAGTCAGAGTTCATCATCAACAACACTAAGGCGGGCCCTGGGGCCTTGGCCGTGACCATTGAGGGTCCGTCCAAGGTAAAGATGGATTGCCAGGAGGTTCCAGAGGGCTACAAGGTGCAGTACACTCCAATGGCGCCCGGGAACTACCTGATCAGCATCAAATATGGAGGCCCGAACCACATCACCGGCAGCCCCTTCAAGGCCAAAGTCACAG GTACTCGACTGGTGAATGTAACCAATGCCAGCGAGACGTCGACCCTGACAGTGGATCCAGTATTGCGGGCGTCCAGCAGCAGCTTCACCCAGAGTGCTATGCCCAGGCCGGCCGACTCTGATGCCAGCAAGGTGCTGAGTCGAGGTCCCGGCCTCAGCAAGGCCTTTGTGGGCCAGAAGAGCAGCTTCTCCGTCGACTGCAGCAAAGCCG GTAAGAACATGCTCCTGGTGGGTGTACACGGTCCTCAGGTTCCCTGTGAGGAGGTTCTGGTCAAACACATGGGCAACCTGCAGTACAACGTCAGCTACCTGCTGAAGGAGCGGGGCAGCTACGTCCTGGTGGTCAAATGGGGCGAGGACCACATCCCTGGATCCCCCTTCCAAGTCACCGTCCCATGA